One genomic window of Vicia villosa cultivar HV-30 ecotype Madison, WI unplaced genomic scaffold, Vvil1.0 ctg.002775F_1_1, whole genome shotgun sequence includes the following:
- the LOC131639777 gene encoding tropinone reductase homolog, whose product YVIHEQRKELMETVSSIFHGKLNILVNNAAKPSMKKIIDNTEEDLTSIVGTNFVAGYNLCQLGHPLLKESGYGSIVFISSITGLRAIPVLSVYASTQGAVNIFTKNLALEWAKDNIRANVVAPGPVKTELLGSIMDASEGGGAINGIVSQNPMDRMGETREISSLVAFLCLPAASYITGHIIAIDEGFTT is encoded by the exons TACGTTATTCATGAACAACGAAAGGAATTAATGGAAACTGTTTCTTCGATTTTTCACGGAAAGCTCAATATTCTA GTCAACAATGCTGCGAAACCTTCAATGAAGAAAATAATAGATAATACTGAAGAGGATTTAACAAGTATAGTTGGCACTAATTTTGTGGCTGGTTACAATTTGTGTCAACTTGGACATCCACTTCTAAAGGAGTCTGGATATGGAAGCATAGTTTTCATTTCATCCATTACTGGTTTAAGAGCTATTCCCGTTTTATCTGTTTATGCATCCACACAAG GAGCGGTGAATATATTCACCAAGAACTTGGCATTAGAATGGGCAAAGGATAATATTCGTGCAAATGTGGTTGCACCGGGACCTGTCAAGACTGAACTTTTGGGATCAATAATG GATGCGTCTGAAGGAGGTGGAGCTATAAATGGTATAGTGTCTCAAAATCCTATGGATCGCATGGGAGAGACACGAGAGATATCATCGTTAGTTGCTTTTCTTTGTCTTCCAGCGGCATCATACATTACTGGACATATTATAGCTATTGATGAAGGTTTCACTACTTAG